One genomic segment of Alistipes sp. ZOR0009 includes these proteins:
- a CDS encoding M20/M25/M40 family metallo-hydrolase — translation MLTLAAVAQDQSAIQKGLASVTTSSIGAHVNFLASPLLEGRYTSEKGAMLASEYIATMLAHYDVQPAVTSSSGAKRSYFQNVNLFRYSVPTNLRMAIEAECETTIPTPNSDFFIYNKALYNGFSVGGQVVFVGYGLRLPEYGIDSYGQLDVRGKVVVVIPATKKNLLATSLATRGLNNEKISAIQINQEEELKKRNPRAVVYLCPAEEVSRRNQLRNPTISPFDDLMGVAPESNSASDLRIFLSKAMMAAALKEYGVALDSPIDIKSKAIQTRIKFSVSAEVSAAPLKDRNVLGVIHGEDTTRCIIVGAHYDHNGMFNGVIYPGADDNASGVAGVLMLAKAMKESGIKPSVSILFALWTGEEKGLVGSTYYVRNPVYPLTQTVMYVNYDMIGRNGLKDTAKLSANFFYADSFSRVKEIVEANNAKLGGILNLCGTPTKGGNSSDYGPFSDCLVPFMGWTTGNHPDFHKPTDTADKIDPEKIQRIVKLSFLNLLDLSKEFGKR, via the coding sequence ATGCTTACCTTAGCTGCAGTGGCTCAAGACCAAAGCGCAATTCAAAAGGGATTGGCTTCCGTAACTACCTCGTCTATTGGTGCACATGTTAATTTTTTAGCGTCTCCACTGCTCGAAGGGCGATACACCTCAGAGAAAGGGGCTATGTTAGCTTCAGAATATATTGCCACGATGCTGGCTCACTATGACGTACAGCCCGCCGTTACCTCCTCATCAGGTGCAAAGCGTAGCTACTTCCAAAATGTCAACCTGTTTCGTTACTCGGTGCCAACCAACCTGCGTATGGCCATAGAGGCTGAATGTGAAACTACGATTCCGACACCCAATTCCGACTTTTTTATCTACAACAAGGCACTCTACAATGGCTTTTCTGTTGGTGGTCAGGTTGTGTTTGTAGGATATGGTCTACGTCTGCCAGAGTATGGTATAGACAGCTACGGGCAACTCGACGTAAGGGGTAAGGTGGTGGTGGTAATACCAGCTACCAAGAAAAACCTGCTTGCCACATCGTTGGCTACAAGGGGACTGAACAACGAGAAGATATCGGCAATTCAAATAAACCAGGAGGAGGAGTTAAAAAAGCGTAATCCGAGGGCTGTTGTATACCTATGCCCAGCAGAGGAGGTTTCCAGACGAAATCAGCTGCGCAACCCTACCATTTCCCCTTTCGACGATCTTATGGGAGTTGCACCCGAAAGCAACAGCGCGTCAGACCTGAGAATTTTTCTTTCGAAGGCTATGATGGCTGCTGCGCTTAAGGAGTATGGCGTGGCGCTAGATTCTCCCATTGATATTAAAAGTAAAGCCATACAAACTCGCATAAAGTTCTCCGTTTCGGCAGAGGTTAGCGCAGCCCCGCTAAAGGATCGTAACGTACTTGGAGTTATTCATGGAGAGGATACCACCCGTTGCATTATTGTTGGTGCCCACTACGACCATAATGGAATGTTTAATGGCGTTATCTACCCAGGTGCCGACGACAATGCTAGTGGAGTTGCTGGCGTGCTAATGCTGGCTAAGGCGATGAAGGAGTCGGGTATAAAGCCAAGTGTAAGCATTCTGTTTGCTCTATGGACTGGCGAAGAGAAGGGGCTTGTTGGTTCTACCTACTACGTTCGTAACCCTGTATACCCGTTAACCCAAACGGTTATGTACGTAAACTACGATATGATTGGCCGAAATGGTTTGAAGGATACCGCTAAGCTCAGCGCAAACTTTTTTTATGCCGACAGCTTTAGCCGTGTAAAGGAAATTGTAGAGGCTAATAACGCTAAGTTGGGGGGAATCCTAAACCTGTGCGGTACTCCAACTAAAGGAGGCAACTCGAGCGACTATGGCCCTTTTTCCGATTGTCTCGTTCCGTTTATGGGGTGGACAACAGGTAACCATCCCGATTTTCATAAGCCAACCGATACGGCTGATAAAATTGATCCCGAAAAGATTCAACGGATAGTCAAGCTTAGCTTTCTGAATTTGCTAGACCTGTCAAAAGAGTTCGGTAAAAGATAG